The Pongo abelii isolate AG06213 chromosome 19, NHGRI_mPonAbe1-v2.0_pri, whole genome shotgun sequence genome includes the window GGTGGTAAGGGGGCGGCCGCACGAACTCAAACACTGGCTCCCGCATGTCTGCAAGAAGAGTGAGGGGCACAGGGGTGGTCTGCTGGCCTGCGCCCCTTCAGGCTGAGGCCTGCCCACCAGGGGCCTGCCGCAGCCTTCCCCTAACAAAGCTTCTCCCTGGCAGGGCAGGCGAGGCCTGGGAGCTCAGGCCCACCCAGTGCCCCAGCCCCATGGCCCTTACCCAGAAGCTGGTGGAAGATGTAGGTTACGGAGTCATCCCAGCGGCACTGGAAGAAGGACAAGCCGGCTGGAGTCATGGCTTCTTGGTATTTCTTGTAGAAATCAAAAGTGCGGAAGGTCCGCTGGGCCAGCTGATAGCTATGAGAAGATGGAGAGCGTGTGAGAGTGGGGAGTGGGGCACCAGAGCCCCTCACCCCTCCACCCCAACAGGTAACCCTGAGAGGCCCCTGGGAGTCTGCTAGCACCCTATCTTGCTCTTCTGCCAGTCTCAAGGCCAAGGTCAAGAGAGAACTGAGCAAGAGTGACCGTTCCAGGGGAGCTGGCCTGAGGCCAGGTTATGTGTGGGTGGTGTAGATTACCAGGGTGAGGGGCGTGCATCCTCGGAGAAGTCAATCGGCTGGTCCTGCTTGAAGAGCAGGAAGGCAAGACGGTGGATGCCGGAGCCTCGGGCAGGGAAGGGGGGGAGGTAGGGACACGTCACCTGTCCTTCAGCCACCCGGTTACCCGGGATGTTGGTTCTGGGAGGAGGAAAGTCCCCATTAATTACCACTCCAGGGAGGCAGCAGGAGTGTCCCCTCAGCTCCATGCACACCCTAGAGGCTGACGTGACTCCCTGGAAGGACAGCTCTAAACACTCTCTCTCCTAGGACAGAGGAGGCAGCCAAGCTCTGTGAACGCCTGGACATACTGCAAACATGGGAAGCGGGCTGGAGGAGCTCCGAGTGGGGGACAGGGCTTCAGAGAGCATCAATGTGACAGCAAGGCCATGCAGCCTGCTTCCAGGCCCCGGGAGCCAGGGGGTCCGCCACAGCCACTGAGGCTAGAAAGCCATGCCACTTCTGGCTGCTTTTCTCTCTGCGTCCTGAAGTCTCCAGGATCTCGTCAGGGAGTGTGTGCCCAGCCTGGCACAGGGGCGGCCAACGCCTCAGGCAGAACTCCCCGGAGGGTCCTGCGGCACAGGCTGATAACTACAGTtgaataaaaatgacagaaaCCAGCCTCCCAGTCACTGTCCCCAGTTAACCAGAAAGCTCAAAGTTGGGATCACTGGCCTGACCTCTGCCCCCTGGCCTGGTGTTCAGAGCCAAAAGCTACCAAGATAGAAGGCAGCCCAGTCTGGGCCCAGGGAAGGAGCGGCCAGTGGTTCAAGGAGCACCTGGGAGATGCCACAGCTGCCAGGCCTCTCCCGCTCCTTCTCCCACGTGACTGTCACAGTCGACCTCATGTTGAATAAGGCATGTGGTGCCATTATCCCagttttacaggtgaagaaatgaGTTTAGAGAGAcgaaggggccaggcatggtggctcacgcttgtaatcctagcactttgggaggtggaggcgggcagatcgcttgagctcaggagaccagcctgggcaacatggtgaaaccctgtctctataaaaaaatacaaaaattagctgggtgtagtggtttgcacctgtagtcccagctactcaggagactgaggtgggaggagcacctgagcccaggagttagcgGCTGCAAttagccatgattgcaccactatactccagcctgggggacagagtgagaccctgtctcaaaaaaaagaaaaaaaaaaaagaaaagaaaagatgaggaGGCTTGTGGGGACTGACCGAGGCCTACTGCAAACTTTGTCTCCTGTAGCTGTCTTCAAGTAGACACGTGGATCCCAGGGCCCCTAACaccctcaggaggcagaggcgggaggtgAATTCCAGGTCCCATGGGTAGTCCATGAAACTTAGGAGCAGCTCAGTCCAGGCTCCCAGGTCCTCTTCCGGCCTGGGCAGCACCCCCCTACCCCCGGTACTCCGGTACTCACAGCAGCCAGTGGAGGTACTCAGCATCCGGCTCCAGCAGGTGCCCATCTGCACAAAAACACACCTGCTGACCACGGCCCAGCCAACCACGGCCCTGCCGCCCCCTCCCTTGTTAGGAGCCAGCGCTGGagatctccacctggtccctcccccagccccccaggccCTGGCTCATGGGAGGTGAGGGGGGCAGGAGGCCTGGTGAGCCCCAGACACCCACCCAAGCTAGTGAGTAGCAATGTCCACAAGGAGCCCTCTTCTGCCTCATAGGTCACCTCTGGCACTTGGGCAGCCtggcagggagagaaggaagcTGTAAGCCCCACCAGGGACAGGCCAGCTGTTGCAGGGAGCCTTGGAGAAAGGGGTGCCCACTCTGACCCAAAAGCCCTTGACAGCCCCtggcacaggcaggcaggcaaaggGATGTGTAGAGAAGGAGCCCTGCAGAGTTGCCTGTCCAGGCAACAACCACAAAAACGAACATGTGCCAAGGCCTGGGCAGGAGGGCATACCACAGACAGCAGGCCGATCACAGGAATGTGCTAAGACAGAgcctctttttccttcattttgttctattttctttgaaattgtCACGGTGTTGTCTTCCAGGAAATCAAAGAGACAGAGAACAACAAAATTCCAAACCCAGGAGTGTCTGTGACACTGAGATGGGATGTGTCTGTGCTTGCAGGGAGGAGGGGCACAAGTGAGCGGTTACCTCGGTTGGAGTCACCTCATTGCCACAGTACACGGGCATCAGGTCGTCCTCACCCACAGCGTAGGCCACGTGCAGAGGGACTCGGGGCACAAAGGTAGCACCGTGGAACAGGTCTCGGTAGAGGCCGTAATACTCAGCCAGACGCTGCTTGTGGTAGGGGCCACAGGTCCTCTCCCACTCGGCCCGCACAGCATCCAGCGGGACACTGGCTAGACAGGAATAAGGCCAGTTGGGATATGGGGGGGGGCAGGGACACACCCTGTACCCCAACTCTGGGATGGCCCCTCCCCTGAGAAGGCTTACCTGTGCGGAGGCGGGCAGCCCGCTCCTCTTCCACATTGGCCCGAAGCTCCCGGATGGCCTGTTTCCGTTCCAGTAGCTGTTGGGTCCGGGAGACTTTGGGTGGAGGCAGCCCAATATCAATCTTTTCTTCGGGATCTGGAGAGGGAAGATGTGTGGGAAGAACagggtcatggctcactgcagccttaacctccccgactcagtctcctgagtagctggggctacaagtgtACACCAtctcatctggctaatttttgtattttttgtagagacagggttttgccacattgcccaggctggtatgaactcttgggctcaagtgatctgcccgcctcagcctcccccggtgctgggattacaggcgtgagccactgcgcccagccatggtagctaatttaaaaaatctttctgagatatgggatctcattatgttgctcaggctggtctcaaactcctggtctcatgtgatcctcctgcctcagcctcctaagtagctgggattacaggcgcaagccactgcacccagtgagGGGGCGGGCACATCTTCTTGGTTAAACTGCCTGTCTCTATCTAGTCCTCTCATTCTGTGCTTCAAGCTCTGCTGCTCAAGCTTTCCCTGCGattcacagaattaaaacatACTGTGCAGTCTACTTCCCAGACCTGAACAGGATGTAATTGGGAAGCAAATCAGATACAACTTGaggttgtttttctttgagacagaatctcgctctctcgcccaggctggagtgcaatggcgcgatctcggctcactgcaacctctgcctcccgggttcaagcaattctcctgtctcagccttctgagtagctgggactacaggcgcctgccaccatgcccgactaattttttttgtatttttagtagagacggggtttcaccatgttggctaggctggaggTTGTGTTTTTCTGATCCCCAAACCAGGTCACAGTTTTGTCTAGGTCGTGGGAAATTGAAGTCAATGGTCCTTCCAATTATAGTTGAGATCACCTCCAAGCCTGTTTCACAGGTGGCTATGAACACCCAGCTGTCCTGGGTAGAGTGAATGACTGATGCTAGAAGGACTTATAGAAGTGCTTCtcggccaggtgccgtggctcacgcctgtaatcccaacacttttggaggctgaggcagggggatcacttgaggtcaggagtttcagactggcttgggcaacatggtgaaaccccatctctactaaaaatacaaaaatcagctgggcgtggtgacgca containing:
- the MRPL38 gene encoding large ribosomal subunit protein mL38 precursor, which encodes MAAPWWRAALCGCRRWRGFSTSAVLGRRTPPLGPMPNSDIDLSNLERLEKYRSFDRYRRRAEQEAQAPHWWRTYREHFGEKTDPEEKIDIGLPPPKVSRTQQLLERKQAIRELRANVEEERAARLRTASVPLDAVRAEWERTCGPYHKQRLAEYYGLYRDLFHGATFVPRVPLHVAYAVGEDDLMPVYCGNEVTPTEAAQVPEVTYEAEEGSLWTLLLTSLDGHLLEPDAEYLHWLLTNIPGNRVAEGQVTCPYLPPFPARGSGIHRLAFLLFKQDQPIDFSEDARPSPCYQLAQRTFRTFDFYKKYQEAMTPAGLSFFQCRWDDSVTYIFHQLLDMREPVFEFVRPPPYHPKQKRFPHRQPLRYLDRYRDSHEPTYGIY